The sequence gtttaatatttgtattggaagacaataattaaaaaaaaaatataataatttaattaaaaaaaaatgataataataataataatgataataaccaCACAAACACAAAATTGCTctacaatttattttatatatctgtatattatttttataaattaatatctatatataaatttatattatttgttcTATTTATTgctattaaatatttattttaaattttatttttatttttaacttttatttatttatttttttttttttttttttttttaatttataaataaaatttttttggatagcaaattgtttaaaaaaaaaatatataaaaaaatataaaaataatagtatggcaactattaatttaataaatggtggtggtggatgGTGGTAGTGTGAGTTGAAAAGGGGGGGGTGTGTGAATGTCAATAATGGAAAAAGAAATGTGATTCCaaaattttgttgtttttatgttgttattgttgctGTTTTGAAATGAGAGTAAAAATTtacttttatattaatagtttatttttatatcaaATATATTTGGTTgagcaataaaaaaaaaataaaataaaataaaaataattaaaataaaatattgaagAGAAAGAATGAGGGGTATAGTCTAGTTTTTTAATAGCatccaacaaaaaaaaaaaaaaaaaaaaaaaaaaaaaaaaaaaaaaaaaaaaaaaagaaaaaaaaaataaaatattgtaTGTGAGGGTGTTGGTTTGtgtcaataaaaaaaaaatttgtggTTGACATCTCACACAACAACTACATGCTAACATAAAAATATGGCaccatttaaaataataatattaaaaaaaaaaaataaaaaaataataaaaataaaataaaatttggtaAGTGCAATAGAGTGGGCTTGGAAGAAggtgtaattttttttttttttttttttgagtggTTTCGAAATTTGGGGTTGGTTGAGTGTTGGTTATATATTAAATGGgtgtgtttttattttttttttctttttttttttttttttttttgttttttggtaGATATATGCTCgttctaaatttttatagtAATTTTCAAATGTGTGGGTTGTAGAAGGTATTATTAACACAGTTGGtattattaaagataaaaataatttttatttaactcGACCACCCCACAATCTACTACCATTGTGAATTGTtcttttctattattataaatttttttttattaatgtggggtcttaattttaaaatgcctccccactttttttttttatctcaattatatctaattttaatttcgaTCACACCTCTCtggggttaaaaaaaaaaaaaaatagaaaaaaaaaaaaaaaaaaaaaaatcaataaaaaaaaaaaaaaaaaaaaaaaaaatcaaaaaccaaaaataaaaaaaaaaaaataaaaacaaaaacaccCATTTtatgtaaaaaattaataaaattgtaaaaatagGATATTTATTCCCAAATTAAtacacatttttttttttttaatattttatttttattatttaaaatttttttttttttttttttttttagattttgaacattattaaataataataataataattatactattttttttttgtgctTTTGAATTggagaaaaaagaaaaaaaaaaaaaaaaaacctattaataaaatattcgagatgtgatttttttaagaaaaaaaaaaaaaccaaaaataaaaaataaaggaaaattaaaaataactaactaataataaaaattttaatacatACAATACGAAAGTACCGGATTTAGCCTTCACTGATCCAGTTGAAGAAGATTTTTTCTTTGTTCCTTGGAAATCGGTATTGAAAaagttttgttgttgatttggattatttgaatttgtttgcTGTATAGTTGAAACTTGTGAATAATCAAATGAGacaaattgttgttgttgttgttgtggttgttgtggttgttgggatggttgaattggttgttgttgagatggttgttgttgtaatgttTGTTTAGATTGTTTTTTAGAAACAACGCCgctagttgttgtagttatagtagttgatgatgatgatgatgatgctaATGATTgagtttgttgttgaatttgttgaggTATTGATTGTATTTGAGATTTATTAGATTGAGTTGATGTATTTAATTGTGGCgatggttgttgtggttgagataatgttgatgttgttgttgttgttgctgttgctgatGATgctggttgttgttgtaattgttgtgaAACTGGTTTAAAAGAATCAGCAGattgttcattattaatCCAACCAATTTCTTTCAAGAATGAAAAAGTATCAGTGACAGAAgcattttcatcttttttagattttggtGGATTATTAGTTGAATCTAATAAAGATGATGGTGAAGTTGATAGTGAAGTAGTTGCagaaattgatgaattttcttttaactttttcttttctttatttcttcttctattcatatttgataattgataaatttctTGCATACTCTTTGGaacttgattattatttaaatttgaactACTTGTATTTGCAGTGGTGGTCGTggtggttgtagttgttgaatTAGAAGTTGATGTTGAATCATTTGAATGTTTAGAATCTTTTTCGTCATCactttcatcatcaatatctTCATCCTCCTCATCATCTTCGtcatcatctttattattattattattggtactttcatcatcgtcatcttcttcgtcatcatcatcatcgtcgtcGTCGTCATCACTTTCCTCATCACCATTTGAAGCCCCTGTTCCACCTCCTCCACCACCTGTATTACCTGATCTTCTTGAAGATTTTGAAGATTTTGAagatttatcatcatcatcataatccatttcatcattatcatcatttccACTTACACCACCTGTAATTTCACTATCttgattattatcaccatcgccattattattattattattattattattattatcactttgttgttgttgttgatcaattgatttcaatTGTTGAGTTGGTTTAAAAACTGGAGCATAAGTTGATTGTTCAAAAGAAGAAGCAACCATTGAAGCTATTCTTTTGGATCTCTTTCTATCTGGatgattttcatcatcaccactacTTGAAATATCGAATAAACTATTGGTAGAGATTGAAGTACTTGAGTGATTACTTTGATTTACACTTGAAACACAAGTTGATTTCTTACCAATTGAAGTTAACGATTGAAAAGCTggttgtaaattattaaccaTTGCAACATGAGTCGTTGCTGATTGTCcaaaattaccattaccCGTTGCATTATCAACATCACTTGATAACCATTTTGCTGTTTTATATAATTGATCTGTTGTTAAAACTGGACTATTTGAATtatgatttttaatatttggtaCTGGTGATAATGATCTTTCTGttttaattggttgttgttgttgtggttgttgtagttgttgttgttgtggtggtggtggttgtatAATTGGTTTTATAGTTGTTGCTTGTGGTACTGTTGCTGCTGtaacttgttgttgttgttgaatttgttgttgttgaatttgttgttgtttttgagtataaaaaacatttgattgattatttaaaagactATGTAATTGTGGAATAAAAGATGGTTGTTTTGAAGGATCTTCAATTCTAGCTTTTAAAATctcttgaattaattgatgagAATGTTGTTTAATTGATGGTGGAATTGGTGAACAAAGAGTTAATAATTCTTGTACTGAAGTTGGTTGTCTTTCAACGATTGTTAACATCATTTGATTTGGTAAGATATAACGAACactttcatcttcatcacgTGCTAAACCTTCTCTCCAATGATAGAGTACTTTCAATACATTCAATTGAGTTGGACTATAttgtaaattcaatttctttgCGAAATTAATATGGCTATTATCATCCAAAATATCCTTTTCATAACGAAGTAATGATAATTCTCTTGAACGTCTTAAAACTTccaataataaatgattatttaattgggTGGTGGTACTGGTACTGGTGTTGGTACTGGTACCACTACTacctaaatttttattaccttttgaaattaattcattacgTAAACGAtcataaatatataataagtAATGAGTATCTTCACGAGCGTATTTAATCATTTCTTCAGGTAATTTTCTAATTCTCCAATCTGCTAAttggtattttttatttgcatCGATTGCACAATAAAACTTTAAGAGGAAAGCTAGTGAAGCGGAAGGGTATTCAAGTATTCTTGAGGCTTGACCAGTGTCAAACATATTTACAATGTACACACCGAAATCCCTTTGCAACCATTTTATATCGCTATCACTACCATGTAAAACCTTGACAATCGATGGATTTGTGAAAACCTGATTCAACATGTGAATGTGAGATCTTAATAGCAGGGTATCAATTAAGAAATCCTCTGAACGTGTTGAAATTTGCATTAAACATGTGAACCCTTGATAAGTTCTATAACTATGATGCTCCAAATCGATGGCAATCTCTTGACAATGAATTAACTTTTCAACCAATTCCTCCAATTGTCTAACAGTTTCAACCCATGTAAATGGTGTCTCATCTAATCCTCTTGCTAAAATCTCTTTACATTGTTGAGTTTGTTGTTctgtatatttaaaattattaatttcatattcATATGGATGTGGAAATATTATACCCTCTTGTTCTTTacttctaataattttaccaaatgaaatttcttttggtattgattttttaaatactaaaaaaaaaaaaaaaaaaaaaaattaataagagGGAGAGGGGAGagagagagaaaaaaaaaaaaaataaaataaaaaattaaaaacaaacatACCTTCATCTAATTCAACCATTGCATTTGGTTTTGATCTAATTTTTGGTAAAAATgggaaattattattatcaaatggaTCTTCAAATTTATGTTGTGGTCTAACTATATTATTACCATAAAacatatttatttcatttccTGCTTTTTTACTATTTCCTGGTTGAATAGTTGatgatataaaaatattggtttgattttgattatattttggatcaattgttttatcctataaatataaaataaaataaaaaatatattaatacattaatttttaaaaataataataataataataaaggtaCATACAACTTTATCAATCATTCCATCAACGATATCAACAATACCACTAAAACGATCGGATAAATCATCTACATCATTTGTATCAGTTAATGATAAATCTGATTTTGGATTTTCAGATTGTACAAAATTTTGAgctaaatttaataatctcTTTCCTaatgaattcatttttaatttaaattctggGAATGTTtcataatatgaataatccTCTTCtgatggtaaattatttgataatttagcTGCTTGAACTAAACCtccaaataattgttttgaaaattgtTCAACTCTATCATTTGTTGtaccattttcattaaatgtattattatttgaaaacattctaaaatctttattatttattatttatttattattatttattattattttattttattattttattttattgtatttattttatttttttaataattcacctgctaaaataatgaatttagaTTCCAATTGGGGGTGGAGCTCTAAATGTGTGAATGTTACAACTGATGAGATgtaatgttttaataaaaaaaaaaaaaaaaaaaaaaaaacgaaaaaaaaaaaaaaaaaaaaaaaattttttgcggttataaaaataaaaaaaataaaaaaaaaaaaaaaatttgaaaatttaaaaaaaaaaataaaaataaaaataaaaataaaaataaaaataaaaaaaaaataataaaaaaaattattacatgTTATTTGTATGATTATATGTTtagaaaagaaataattttttttttttttttttttttttttttttaaaaataaaattatttggttattaaaatttttgttttaaaaaaaaaataaaaaacgaaaataaaaaataaatttattatttgtttaaataaatggaaaagaatattttttttttttttttttttaattattaacattatttgattattaaattttttatttaaaaaaaattaattttatggTGATCTTTGttcatattattttattttttttttttataaaaataataatatatttaatttcctacttttcttgattttttttttctttttattattattattattattattattattatttattattttaatatattgaaTATGATTTACCACAgccaatttataaatatgttattttattttttattttatttttttattttttattaaagatttgattattgattattgattattgattattgattatttataatttttctaAAACTAAAGCagtactaccaccaccaccattacaaATAGCAGCAACACCATAtttaagatttttattttgaagtAAATGAGTAAGAGTAACAACAATACGACAACCTGATGAACCAATTGGATGACCTAATGCAACGGCACCACCATTAACATTGAGTTTATTATGATCGATATCTAAGATCTTTGCATTTGCAAGACCAACAACAGCAAAGGCTTCATTGATTTCAAAGAGATCAACTTGTGACATATTGATACCTGCATTTTTAAGTGCCTTTGGAATGGCAAGAGCTGGTGCAGTTGGGAATTCGATTGGTGCTTGTTCAGCATCGGCATAACCAATAATACGGGCTAATGGTTTGAGACCCAATTCCTTTGCATGACTTTCACTCATCAAAATGACTGAAGAAGCACCATCATTCAATTTTGAAGCGTTGGCAGGTGTGACTGTACCATTTGGGGTAAAAGCTGGTTTTAAGTTTGGAATTTTATCAAAGAGTACTTTCTTTGGCTCTTCATCCTCGACGACATAGGTGACTTTACCACCACGACCAACGATTGGAACTTGAACAATCTCGTCATTGAAGAAACCATTCTTTTGAGCTTCGAGGGCACGCAAATAACTATCTACAGCGAATTTATCTTGTTGTTCACGAGTGATCTTATATTTATCGGCACAATCATCTCCACAAACACCCATAGCACTTCCGTTGTATGCGTCGGCTAAACCATCTCTAACCAAACCATCGATGAATGTTTGGTTGCCATACTTTGCACCGAATCTCATTTTATCGGCATAGTATGGCACTTGTGACATTGATTCGAAACCACCTGCAACCACAGTTTTGCTGTGACCCAATGCGATTGATTGTGCGCCAAATACAATTGCTTTCATACCTGATGAACATACTTTATTGATGGTGGTTGTGATGGTTTTTTGTTCTAAACCAGCTCCCAATGCACATTGACGTGCTGGTGCTTGTCCTAAATTGGCTGAAATTACATTACCAATGATTGCTTCATCAACATCTGATGGTTTAATACCTGCTCTCTTTACTGCTTCTTCAATTGttattgatgataattttgTACCTGGTATTGTTGATAATGAACCaccaattgaaccaattggTGTTCTAACTGCTGAAACAATTACAACTGATTCAAGGTTTTTTGCTGTAGTATACATTCTCTTTAcctaaaaaaattcaattattattattattttattattattattaataaaaaaaaaataaaaaaatgaaaaaaaaaaaataaaaaaaggaatgaaaaatttttaattttttaaaattaaaagaaataataataattaatttaaaaaaaaaaaaaaattatattattagataaaagaatattaaaattgtcttttttgaatttatttttttatttttttattaattttttttttattaatttttttttttttaaccgttcattatttttacctACATTTGAGtttaaaacttttgaaaGGTTTGAAATCATCTTTTTAagtatatattttatattttggtGTGTGTATGATTTTTAAActctttaataaaaaaaaaaaaaattttaaattttaaaacaaaaattttttataaaaaaaaaaaaaaaaaaaaaaaaaaaaaaaaaaaaaaaattatttacgtaaatttcaattttttaatttttttacgtttgaaataaaattgatttttcccgaatgaatttataaatcaaacaattttttttttttttttttatattttttaaaaaactttatttgattttttttttatttttatttatctatttatttatttatttttatttatgtattaaataattaattaaaaactattataaaaattataaactatttaattaaaaacaaaaaaaaaaaaaaaaaaaaaaaaaaaaattcatatttTTCTGGAAAATTTGAAAAGGTGTATTAACATGAcgcaattttttatttttttattttttttttttttttatttatttttttttttttttttttgttttttttttttttttttcactgaTATTTgtgaattttataaaatagtgatcataaatcaatttaatgAGTTGTTAgaaaaattgtaaatcaatttttaaaaaaataaataaataaaaagtttaattttttcctatcaatttatttatttattacaaatttatttagttaTCAAATTTCACTTaactatatttttttttttttgaatgtttagattttttttttttttttaatatttatgaattaaacttatttatttatttattttttttttaaaaattgatttatatgtattcttattttattattattttattattattttttttttttgttttttttgttttttttttttttttttttaaatattaaccaatttaaattaattattattattatttttttttgaaatttttaaacttgAAATTCAACATAAGTTAAAGCATTACCTTCACGTGGTTCAATCATTGGTTCTAAATAATTCCATTCAttcttttcaatattataacATTGATTTTCAGCTAAAACCTCAGAAAAGTAACCACCAATGACATAGATATTACCAGTACCATCAAAGATTGCAGAATTGCGAACATCTATTGGCTTTTTCATATCGGAAAGACTTTCCCATTCCCAAGTTTCAATATTCATACGTTCTAggttatttgaaatttttctACCACCAAAACTACCACCCATAACGTAGATATGATTATTTCCATCGTAAACAGCACCAGGTCCATCACGTTGTTTTCTCATTTTACCAACCTTTACCCATTTATCGGATTGAATATCATATTGTTCAATGATATCCAAAGCTTTTCCATTGAAACCACCAATAGCATAAATAGAGCCACCATTACGTGGATCATAGATAGCTGATAGATCGGATCTTGGTactttcattttctttagaCTTTGATACTCTTGAGTGAGAATATCAAAACGATCGATTTGATTAGAGAACCAAGTTTGATCCTTACCACCAACGATATAGATATAACGTTGACCATCGAAAACTGTGGCATGTCTCGATCTCTCTCTTGGCATTTCTTTACCCATTACCCATTTATTATCATGAATACAATAACGTTCTACGGATTTCTCGAAACCACCTGGACATTCACCACCaaaaacatatatatattgttTACCATCGAAAACCGCTGAAATTCTATTACGATGGAAATTCATTGGTGATACATAATTccatttattttgttgtatTGAATAACATTCAACCGATTGTTTCAATTGTCCACCAATTGCataaataaatctaattgtaaatttaattgttaaatttgattttctaattaaatttaatgatgttgaattaataatattaataatttcttcattatttgattcaattaatttattttgtattGGTGAATTTGGCGCacttatattattattattattatttttattttgttgttgttgttgttgttgttgttgttgttgttgttgttgttgttgttgttgttgttgttgttgttgttgttgttgttgagatgatgatgatgatgatgatgatgataaatttaatttattttcaactaAATCTAAACACCAAGTTGAACTTctttcaatatttgaaacttgaattgaattttgaattgattgtaataaaggtttctttttattcattaatgaattaatttgttgaattaatcCTTTTGAATTTGGAGATGAGGTttttgaagaagatgatgaagaagatgatgatgatattgaagaAGTGGATGAAGAAGTGGATGAAGAAGTGGAAGTTatagaagatgatgaagaagaagaatgtAGCGCAGGTGATGTTGGATTTGAATTGCCAAGTTCTAAATATTCCATTTGatcattaattatttgttgttgatgattattactattattattgctattaataataatattattactataatgACCACGTTTattttgttgtatttgtttttgttcattctttttattttgtttatgttcaaattcaatatcagataataattgattaattaaatttcttttaatttccaaagagtttttaaattcattgaaaTCTTGATCAACTTGATTTAAAAGTTGTTGAGTGATTGtattgattttcattttaattttttgtttttgagtATTCAAATCGGGTTGACATTGAATGGCTTGTTCAGAGATCTCCCTTTGAATGTGTAATTTATTACGTACTTGATTTAGATATTGTTTGGTTGCCTTATAATCTTGTTTAGTTTCATTTAATATATcgtttaatgattttaaggCATGTCCATAGTGTTGATTATCGATATATATACATTTTGCACAAACACCACTACAACAttcaaaacaataatattgtATCTCTGAATTATGTAATAAACATTCATTATTTgtaatgaaaaatatattatcattaatatatGTTTgtgatataattaaattattattattagtaatattattattattactattattgctattattaattaggctattattatttataaaaatattattattgctatttgatttatatatatgatggctattattaatattattattattattattattattgctgccaatattattattattattattattattattattattattaatattattagtattattattattattattattacaactgtacaaaaattgattatgattattatttatattttcattattattattattattattattattactattaatattattattattattattattaatatgattgaaattatttgacCCCATTATTACTGGACTACTTGGGACACTAGATGAGGTTGAACTATTGGTTGGTCTTATATGTGGTGACTGTTGTACGTTTACATTATATACATTGGTAGGTCCATTTACAAGTGGACTAAATCCACCAAAAATATTTGGTGAatgatttgaaaatgatggaTGTTGctcgttattattatttttactataaTATTGTTGAATTGGTGGAGGTGGTTGAATTGGAGATTGAGTTTGAAAAGTTGATTGTGGTTGaggttgtggttgtgattGTGGTTGAAcctgtggttgtggttgttggggttgatgatgattaagatgttgatgatgattactattattattaatattattattatatttatttaaagttgaaACACTTGTTGTTTCATCGTCCGTTAGTAATTGCATCATCGAAGGTGAAGATAAAGGATTTAATGGCAATGGTGGTACCATTAATGGTGAAAATTGACTACTCCCACCTCCTCCACTATTAGATGATGGATGAATTCTTGGTGAGAATTGGCCACTACCATTTTGAGGGGGTAGTGCACTTCTTGGTGATAATTGTGAAGATAATAAATATGGTGATGGTGCAGGTGACCCGATGGGGGAAGGAGATGTATGATGAAGAAGTGGTGATTGATGTACGGTACCACCTGCATTTCCCCTTGGTGATGATggattattgttattattaatattgcccaaattcaaattactTAAATTTGTAATACCATTCAAGCTATTTAATAGTGGTGGGGGAGGTTTCATTCCATTCATATTTGGACTTCCTATTGGCGCTgtattaccaccactactaccattaccattaccattaccattaccattaccactaccattaccattaataataccattattattgttatttatattattatttataccgccattgttatttttattaatattgatattattattgttattattattattattattataatgacCATTTCCATTTACATTTACAACGATACCGCCAATACTaccatttaattgataatttttaaattcgtTTGCATATCTTGTAAGTTGCTCATTATTCCATGCTTCATGAGAACTAGTTTTATCACCACATATTCTGCAATGGTAAAGCATTTGTTTTGATCTTGAAAAACTGTTGAGTTCTAGGCAATCACTACAAAAACTGTGATTACATCTCAAAGTTTTTGGATgagtaaataattttttacaaataaagcATTGTGGGTAAAATTGATATCCATTGCTATCAACAAACATTTTAAacttctatttttttttttttttttttggttttggttttttttttttttttttttatggattttttatatgatttttattattattattttttacaattttaaaagagtTATGATTATaaacttttgaaaaaaaaaaaaaaaaaaatataacaaataaataaaaaaaaaaagacaggTGTGGGgagttttaaaataaaaaaaaaataaaaaaaataaaaaaataaaaaaaaaaaaaatagaaaagaggttctctttttttatgattattttttttttttttatacactacttttttttttttttttttttttttgttttatttttttggaataataactttttgtggtatttaattattatgttaatttattattgctattactatttttatattttttttaactgactaatatttttattttattgagaatatatataaattattttttaatataattttataaatatgtatatataaatttttttttttttttttttttttttttttttatattattatttttttttatttttacaacaaatataatattaatatagtATATACTATTAATGTTCAAGTTaatgttttttgtttattattttttttttatttttttatttttttatttatttatttatttatttatttatttatttatttatttatttatttgtttttatttttttaaaagtcacaagagaaaagaaaaaaaaaaaaaaaaaaaaaaaaataaaaaaaggaaaaaaaaaaaaaaaaaaaaaaaaaatgaaaaagatttttaataatccaaaaattttaattgaaattaccA comes from Dictyostelium discoideum AX4 chromosome 2 chromosome, whole genome shotgun sequence and encodes:
- the exosc10 gene encoding 3'-5' exonuclease, yielding MFSNNNTFNENGTTNDRVEQFSKQLFGGLVQAAKLSNNLPSEEDYSYYETFPEFKLKMNSLGKRLLNLAQNFVQSENPKSDLSLTDTNDVDDLSDRFSGIVDIVDGMIDKVDKTIDPKYNQNQTNIFISSTIQPGNSKKAGNEINMFYGNNIVRPQHKFEDPFDNNNFPFLPKIRSKPNAMVELDEVFKKSIPKEISFGKIIRSKEQEGIIFPHPYEYEINNFKYTEQQTQQCKEILARGLDETPFTWVETVRQLEELVEKLIHCQEIAIDLEHHSYRTYQGFTCLMQISTRSEDFLIDTLLLRSHIHMLNQVFTNPSIVKVLHGSDSDIKWLQRDFGVYIVNMFDTGQASRILEYPSASLAFLLKFYCAIDANKKYQLADWRIRKLPEEMIKYAREDTHYLLYIYDRLRNELISKGNKNLGSSGTSTNTSTSTTTQLNNHLLLEVLRRSRELSLLRYEKDILDDNSHINFAKKLNLQYSPTQLNVLKVLYHWREGLARDEDESVRYILPNQMMLTIVERQPTSVQELLTLCSPIPPSIKQHSHQLIQEILKARIEDPSKQPSFIPQLHSLLNNQSNVFYTQKQQQIQQQQIQQQQQVTAATVPQATTIKPIIQPPPPQQQQLQQPQQQQPIKTERSLSPVPNIKNHNSNSPVLTTDQLYKTAKWLSSDVDNATGNGNFGQSATTHVAMVNNLQPAFQSLTSIGKKSTCVSSVNQSNHSSTSISTNSLFDISSSGDDENHPDRKRSKRIASMVASSFEQSTYAPVFKPTQQLKSIDQQQQQSDNNNNNNNNNNGDGDNNQDSEITGGVSGNDDNDEMDYDDDDKSSKSSKSSRRSGNTGGGGGGTGASNGDEESDDDDDDDDDDEEDDDDESTNNNNNKDDDEDDEEDEDIDDESDDEKDSKHSNDSTSTSNSTTTTTTTTTANTSSSNLNNNQVPKSMQEIYQLSNMNRRRNKEKKKLKENSSISATTSLSTSPSSLLDSTNNPPKSKKDENASVTDTFSFLKEIGWINNEQSADSFKPVSQQLQQQPASSATATTTTTSTLSQPQQPSPQLNTSTQSNKSQIQSIPQQIQQQTQSLASSSSSSTTITTTTSGVVSKKQSKQTLQQQPSQQQPIQPSQQPQQPQQQQQQFVSFDYSQVSTIQQTNSNNPNQQQNFFNTDFQGTKKKSSSTGSVKAKSGTFVLYVLKFLLLVSYF
- a CDS encoding acetoacetyl-CoA thiolase; the protein is MISNLSKVLNSNVKRMYTTAKNLESVVIVSAVRTPIGSIGGSLSTIPGTKLSSITIEEAVKRAGIKPSDVDEAIIGNVISANLGQAPARQCALGAGLEQKTITTTINKVCSSGMKAIVFGAQSIALGHSKTVVAGGFESMSQVPYYADKMRFGAKYGNQTFIDGLVRDGLADAYNGSAMGVCGDDCADKYKITREQQDKFAVDSYLRALEAQKNGFFNDEIVQVPIVGRGGKVTYVVEDEEPKKVLFDKIPNLKPAFTPNGTVTPANASKLNDGASSVILMSESHAKELGLKPLARIIGYADAEQAPIEFPTAPALAIPKALKNAGINMSQVDLFEINEAFAVVGLANAKILDIDHNKLNVNGGAVALGHPIGSSGCRIVVTLTHLLQNKNLKYGVAAICNGGGGSTALVLEKL